The following proteins are co-located in the Chaetodon trifascialis isolate fChaTrf1 chromosome 14, fChaTrf1.hap1, whole genome shotgun sequence genome:
- the c9orf72 gene encoding guanine nucleotide exchange factor C9orf72 homolog, with the protein MSSGCPPQSPAVAKSEVAVDGECPLLAATFAYWDNILGPRVRHIWVPKGDQLMFLSDGEVTFLANHTLNGEILRSAECGAVDVKFFVLAEKGVIIVSLIFDGELKGDKNTCALSIILPQTELAFYLPLHTICVERLKHVIRKGRIWMQKGYNIISVLSMEIVPIMELLASMKTHSVPQDVDIKDTVLNDDDIGDSCHEDFLHKAISSHLQTCGCSIVVGSNPEKVNKIVRTLCLFLTPAERKCSRLCKADSSFKYDTGLFVQGLLKDSTGSFVLPFRQVLYSPYPTTHIDVDINTVKQMPPCHEHTYNQRRYMRSELSALWKTDSEEDIPPDTVIHTDETFTPDLNIFQDVMHKDTLVKSFIDEVFMLKPGLSLRSTYLAQFLLLLHRKALALLKYIEDETQKGKKPFRSLRNLKTDLDLTVEGDLNIVMAFAEKLRAGLHSFVFGKPFYTSMQERDVLMSF; encoded by the exons ATGTCTTCTGGCTGTCCACCCCAGTCACCTGCTGTGGCAAAGTCTGAGGTCGCAGTGGACGGAGAATGCCCGCTGCTGGCTGCCACATTTGCCTACTGGGACAACATCCTGGGTCCACGGGTGCGCCACATCTGGGTACCAAAAGGTGATCAATTGATGTTCCTCAGCGATGGAGAGGTCACATTTTTGGCCAATCACACACTGAATGGGGAGATTCTGCGCAGTGCTGAGTGTGGCGCTGTGGATGTGAAGTTCTTTGTCCTGGCGGAAAAGGGTGTCATCATTGTGTCTCTCATCTTCGACGGCGAGCTGAAGGGGGACAAGAACACGTGTGCCCTTTCCATCATCCTGCCGcagacagagctggccttctaCCTACCTCTGCACACCATCTGTGTGGAGAGGCTAAAGCACGTTATCCGCAAGGGTCGCATTTGGATGCAGAAG GGCTACAACATCATCTCAGTGCTCAGCATGGAGATTGTCCCGATCATGGAGCTGTTGGCCTCAATGAAGACACACAGTGTGCCACAAGATGTGGAC ATAAAAGACACCGTGCTAAATGATGATGACATCGGGGACAGCTGCCACGAGGATTTCCTCCACAA GGCCATCAGCTCTCATCTGCAGACTTGCGGCTGTTCAATAGTGGTTGGAAGCAACCCAGAGAAAGTAAACAAG ATCGTGCGGaccctctgcctctttctcacCCCGGCTGAGAGGAAGTGCTCTCGCCTCTGCAAGGCTGATTCTTCCTTCAAGTATGACACAGGCCTGTTCGTCCAGGGTCTGCTCAAG GACTCCACAGGTAGCTTCGTCCTGCCCTTCCGCCAGGTGCTCTACTCCCCTTACCCGACCACGCACATCGACGTCGACATCAACACGGTCAAGCAGATGCCGCCGTGCCACGAGCACACGTACAACCAGCGTCGCTACATGCGGTCAGAGCTCAGTGCGCTCTGGAAGACGGACAGCGAGGAGGACATTCCTCCTGACACAGTCATCCACACCGATGAAACCTTCACACCTGACCT gaaTATATTTCAAGACGTCATGCATAAAGACACTTTGGTCAAGTCATTTATAGATGAG GTGTTCATGCTGAAGCCAGGCCTGTCCCTGCGGAGCACCTATCTGGCCcagttcctgctgctgctccacaggaAGGCCCTCGCACTGCTCAAGTACATCGAGGACGAAAC GCAAAAGGGGAAGAAGCCCTTTCGATCCTTGCGCAATTTGAAGACAGACCTGGATCTGACAGTGGAAGGAGACCTGAACATAGTAATGGCCTTCGCTGAGAAGCTGAGGGCAGGACTGCACTCGTTTGTGTTTGGGAAGCCATTTTACACCAGCATGCAGGAACGAGATGTACTCATGAGCTTTTGA